Genomic window (Cydia amplana chromosome 11, ilCydAmpl1.1, whole genome shotgun sequence):
tacaaaaacacttacaaaaacaatacaaaatacttataaacatattataaaaaacctaacctagggtgccgccagcagcggggcaaggcccaagctgccggtggtcagggctgcagagagaggaaccggcggactatccgcgctgtgtccaagatcaccgccttctgcatctgacccttgatccaaccacctagcgagagtctctcaagatgttggtcgagactcttcgctattagaccgttcactgaaacgactatcgggacaatgatcgtcgaatcaacatcccacatggcggttatctcgtgagccaagtctaggtacttgctggacttgtccttctcggctttcacgagattctcatcatgggggatggtgatgtcaacgagcacggcccggcgttgcgatcgatctattatcacaatgtcaggcttattggctacaatagtcctgtcagtgatgacagatcgatcccaatagagcgtggcacgaccattctcgagaactggcgcaggtgaatacttgtagtacggtacttcgcggtccacaaggccgtatagaagagcaagctgctggtgtataatcctggctacgagattatgtctgtgcaagtactcgccgttagcaagatgagaacaaccggaaatgatatgcctgagtgactctccgggacgacggcatgcccgacaaatgtcgaccgtaccgtccttcaggatatatttccgatagttgttcgtcatcattacttcgtccgcaattgcacaggcaaaaccctcggtttctccgaagaggtccccgaatcgtaaccagttcaccgacgcgagcaggtccacatcgggtcccgtgagggccttgtagaaccgcccgtgtagcaccttactctcccatgccgccttgcgatccgcagtacttagtaccacaggtttgcgccagttctcgtttgccaaggagagcggcgtgaggttcctgtctactgccaccacatcacgatgcatcccacagtcgttgttaaggaaataattcctgagattgtacacctcgcggttgtggagatccttggcgtttaggaagcctcggcctccacatttccgtgggatgtacaatctcataactgacgagcgtgggtgtagcatgcgatgcgcggtgagcagtgatcggaccctccgatccagggcatccagctcggtctgagtccaccttagtatgccaaaggagtatgtgagcaggggcattacccaggcgttgaaggcgcgcactttgttgcctcctgacaaaagactgttaaggacttttgtgagccgactgaaaaagcgctccttcaccgaccgtctaataccctcgtcctcaatacccaacgactgtgacataccaaggtatttataggtttctgactcagagatagatctgaaagacattgtctcagaaggttgtaaatttgttgaatttacaaccctcccccgctgtacatgcataaccgcacatttatcgacaccaaactccatgttgatggcactactgaagacgtcggtggttttcagtagctccaacaagtctcggctatttggtgcaaataatttgaggtcatccatgtacatccattattattattattattcactttatttatttctgatcttaggttaggttattttataatatggatataaaaataaaatacaaaaacacttacaaaaacaatacaaaatacatataaacacattataaaaaacctaacctagggtgccgccagcagcggggcaaggcccaagctaccggcggtcagggctgcagagacaggaaccggctgactatccgcgccgtgtccaagatcaccgccttctgcatctggcccttgatccaaccacctagcgagagtctctcaagatgttggtcgagactcttcgctattagaccgttcgctgaaacaactatcggaacaatgatcgtcgaatcaacatcccacatggcggttattattattattattattattattatttaggatCGAAAAACAACTGGAccacatcatcttcctcgcgttgttccggctaatgggagcctggggtacACATGGGGGAAcataatcccaggaattggcgtaggcactagtttttacaaaagcgactgccatctgaccttccaacccagagggtaaactaggccttgaaCAACATTTACCAAAtacgttatttttaaaaataattgaaattatacaaaaaaaaatatggcttgCTGCTAATTGCGTGCGTCTTTATTTGTACTTATGCTTAACTAGCTGGATCTTCATTAGTATCATTTAAACGTATAACTTTTCCGTCGCGTAGCAACGCCGCCATCAATAGCTTGGACTCGAAAAGACACAGAGACATGATTCCATGTATTATTTAGATGCTTGCCATAACCGGAATTAGGCACTCCTAGAGTAAAAACTTACGTCCGGCGCTGTATTTCCCCACCGGATGCTAATGGCGGGAGCCATTAATGCGTTATCATTTCCGCGAGCACGGGCTTGCGCGACTGCACCATTAATTTTACACCCGAATTAGTGGCATAGTCACTCTGATAATTTTGGACATGTCTGAATAACTCTGAAAAGATACATCGGTTTAAAGTTCAAGAAATGGCAATCGCGGGTACAcatggtttatttttgaatatataCTAATGCAAGGTTAAAAATAGGCCGGAATTGCcccaaaaaacaacaacaaaagttTCCGTTTATTTATTCAAGAACAACAATTATAaccaaaataaaccttaatttgaTATGAGTatctttatataggtacttaaatgaatGTTTAATCTATTATAGTGATCAGGTTAGTTAAAAAGTAAATATCATCATCTATGACCAGCCAAAATGAacttataaaaagtataaagtagacTTATAAGTAGAacttataagtaagtaagtaaggaaATGCGCTCATTAATATTATTGATGAGATTCTGATTGTTTAAGATTTCGCTAATATCATCTCTTTTGTAAACTTGTTGCAATATTCTATAGGATTATTCACAAAAACGGAGTTTGCGTCTGTTGAAATGTCGTCTGCAGATTTCTTTAATATAGTGGCAAAGTCTTGAGTATCAGCCATATTCTTGATGTTGTCACATATAAGCAGAAGTGGACGTCGTATCCTGCAATAAATTATCATAATATATTTGTCTACCTCTTTATCGGTCTATGGTTGTACTTGATTGGCatataagaataataaataatttattcccACACACAAAAAAGAGAGATTAGTGAAAATGTGTAAAATACGCAATAATTATTGATTATTTCGGTGTTTTAAAACAgccccaatgtgaaggccagccacacttatccCGCAGACACACTTACCCACCCGTATAACCTTACGTAATTTTAGTATGGATTTAATCCGTATTAAAATGATTGTTGTAAAACTCACATCGATTGATGTTCCATAGTTGGTAAGTGAAATCCCAAAACATCTAGATGTCCTTCCAGTGATATAGAAATCAACCGGAGTCCATTTTCAGAGGAAATTATCCGATTGGCCTGTAAACATTTCGAATTCATTATTAACTTTTCTGCTACAATGCATTCAACAGAGAATATTTAAGATTTAAAGACAACCGCCATTATGAGTTATGTACATGGgggttgataaataataaccgAGGCTCTTAATAGGTATTATGAGGCCtacttatacataggtattatccgcttacacacacacacacacacacacactcttCTATCTATCTATGAATGAATGCGAAAGTTACtctgtctgtatatatgttacctcttcatCCTTAAACcctaaaccgatttagatgaaatttggcatggagaAGGACATgggatagtttttattaatcACCATAATTATTCCACGCAaaagaagtcgcgggcagaagctagtattcTATAAAATGTTTAATCAGATTTGGATTTTACCTCGGTAATGTATATTTTGGGTTTGCTGAGCAATGTCGGATTCAAATTGTCCGTCAAGTGATGCAAAATGATCGATTCTGAAAATCTGCCGTCCAGCGCCGATAACTGTCCCGTTGTGCCATCAAACGTGAGAACAACCACGATAACCGCACCGTACTCGGTAAAGTTTTGCTGAAAAACTGGAAagcaaaatatattaaaacatttAGAGTGATTAGTGATccagatattttaaaatatgtctcacgagaGTTTAATTTCGagcaaaatatttgttaaaaatacatgcATCAAAATACATGCATCAAATACCTAACAAAGAAATAGCAGCCGCAAACCAATCTAAGTCCTAATGTAGTTTAATGTAGGCCTACTCCCATTCTACAAGATGGTttggctaatttttttttaacctctTAACGTCCAAAAcatttatattacctatatgtaccAGGTGCATAGTGAGAACTGCATTCctactacctacatataattagTTCCCAAACATGTTACAGGTATGTGAGATGCAGTCTGCCTTAGTTAGCCCTGTGTGTTTGTTTATGATAATAAAACGCTGTATTAGTTTTGAGGGGAAGTACATGGGTACTTGATGACAACTACATTCTTTTCTAAgaacggtttttagggttccgtagccaaatggcaaaaaacggaacccttatagattcgtcatgtctgtctgtccgtctgtctgtccgtctgtatgtccgtccgtatgtcacagccacttttctccgaaactataagaactatactgttgaaacttggtaagtagatgtattctgtgaaccgcattaagattttcacacaaaaatagaaaaaaaacaataaatttttggggttccccatacttcgaactgaaactcaacattttttttttcatcaaacccatacgtgtggggtatctatggataggtcttcaaaaacgatattgaggttcctaatatcatttttttctaaactgaatagtttgcgcgagagacacttccaaagtggtaaaatgtgtgtcccccccccccccgtaacttctaaaataagaaaatgataaaactaaaaaaaatatatgatgtacattaccatgtaaacttccaccgaaaattggtttgaacgagatctagtaagtagttttttttttatacgtcataaatcgcctaaatacggaacccttcatgggcgagtccgactcgcacttggccgcttttttgttttttaactcTTATACTTTATCCTCTGCCCGCAATTTCATCATTAAGTTTCATCTctaaattaacacattcactgctagCGCGAGCTTAAATATGACCTAAAGACCTAAATAGATTAGGATTATCTGCCTAGCGGGacactggcagtgaatgtgttggGCGATTATTCGATTATAATTTAGGACAGTACAGGTACTTACATTCCTGACATTTATTCTCGATTTCGCTACAAGTGAGATCTATGTGTGTGTTTACTTCGAACCGAAAACCGGTGAGGGTATCCCGGATAAAGTTTAAATCTTGAGTCGTCGTTTCTTCTACTCTGCTACTCCCCGGTGGTTCGCTTTTCATTTGCACAAACATTAACAAAGCGTTCTTTTGAAATCTGTAACATTTAAAATTGTTTACGAATTacaaagtgaaaaacaaaatcGTTGTAAATAATTGTATGATACTGATTTTTCGGCGACGAAGTTCTACTAtaaattttttgaagtgaaaacttatttagcggcgctgtgcactttttgaggtggggaaaaaatgtttttaaacttgagacagcgtaagacgatcacgtgaccgtaagacggacacgtgacctgatcgagagtgagtttcgctctaactggtattaaggtggttcgattttcatacaaaattcaatcgactttcattaagtaactacacactattactacataaatatttccgcatttatcttctttcgaatattcattttggctaaatgaataggaaaacaatgtttaatacagaaatcatgcaaaaatcatagttaacttttcatcaattttacgtatgtgtgcgtcacaaatgtcgtgtacggatacatttgcgacgttgccataccatttccgacgttgccgggctgaccacggcgtgaatttgaagtgccgtcatgtttagtgcaattttgttgacctacccgattttgttgaataagtacccgaatttcgtcagcttagctaagaactaccatggtgcgttttgtaaacagtcgctttttttGCTTAGAAACGGAAGGTTCCCGGTTCAatccccagtcattgtatgctgggacataactttttgtatttttttttacacctaaatttagtattgttttttttatttttattaaatttttcttattttcaaaaatcgattgattaagtatgggctaagcatattcgtttaatttttacaaagataattagaaactacctaatctctttgatttttacaatcaggacatcctgacagcaataaaaaaaatgtataaaatttcctgtggttgaaaataatggaattttgtctatgaatgaaaaacacaattattactagttactaccaggtaagtaaattataacttgattataactttattagaatccatattgttgcatcatctttcttcctattacattagagattttttcctatcatgattcatgataattatatttctttcaggtacagggactactacggataacaaatatgaaaaaatgtactgtaggtacttgaattaatcataaaaaaaattaaaataaatgttcttcttttattttacaattacctactactttattagaggctgggcagtaagggattgctttacttgtagaacaaactattagcgctttaaaaaaaactgatacctgACACTTACAAACCGACttccttgggctcattctactaagaatcgtcagtaggtattctccatcctagcataaaaagatatcctaaaatgtcggtcattacgtcaggttttagtatcaaaaatgtttcccagcctgcgtgacgtagcggaaactaaaatttctatacaaatatttgggatatagtttttatattagctttaggattcaacaagaatatgctagtgattctgagttggaagaacccaaaaagatcataatctgtgaaaatcaggtttttttttttaaatgttgataaagtaattttttgataatagcgactcgccccggcttcgcacgggttaacaaattatacataaaccttcctcttgaatcactctatctattaaaaaaaccgcatcaaaatccgttgcgtacttttaaagatctaagcatacagacagacagacaggaaaacgactttgttttatactatgtagtgatagtgatagtgatgatgatgatactgaatgTCTGGGGGaaccgctggtggcctagcggaaagagcgtgcgacttgcaatccggaggtcgcgggttctaaccccggctcgtaggtaccgtcgtaccaatgatttttcggaacttttgtacgaaatatcatttgatacctatttaccggaacctatttatataccgatacctatttttcggtgaaagaaaccaatgtgTGGAAACCGGACTCATCCCAATAAGTTTacgctctgggttggaaggtcagggcagtcgctttcgtaaaaactagtgcccatgccaattctgggattagttgccaagcggaccccacgcgaggaagaagagattgaatatctgggagaccgatcaaagctcagaaaacatataaaaacccaaaaatgcgcgttttctcacagatcagacctagataagagatcaaacccctcaagcccttatagcaaatttcatcgaaatcgttagagccgtttctgatatcatccaaatatataaataaatatatataataattgctcgttaagataacacaaaaaggacaaaaataaacaaaatgaaattacctactcgcaccagtcttggacaccaatcctcttgcacgtatttccacgaacataccaTAACGCTATTGCAGCATAATACTcacgttgtgtgaaattgtcaACTACAAGCATCACGgaaacactgtttgcatgtgtgagttatagtaggaaaaagcatgacagcaacactccgtcgactttaaagggtggtttatgcacaatgaagtattcaatgtttattttaataattcaatatttacttaaagagttcgctaaacatacttttaagtatacaaataccaagaccattccacaaaaaaataaaacatgaaattttgcgaaagtggcgccatctagcgagggttaagctttgagtaacctagtcgaaccaccttaatataattagagtactaacagtgatatgcttaggggtttcaagtaattaacgctaacgctagatggcgttaacctcaattatacatagtgcattttgaactagtcattgagttttcacttctgccggtactccctgagtgcaacccgttttttttttgtttatttacctaTCCAATTCATAAGTAATTCTGGCTCTAGTAGTTATTCGAGAAACACCTGTGGCTTCATCTTCACTTGTTCCACTCTCACTGTTAGTTTCATTTCTGGCCATTCTTGATGTAGAAGGTTGAGGCCTACCATCTCGATAAGGAAGTGCAAAACTTCTTTTATCGATAGCTGGACCACCAGTCACATCACTTAAAGTT
Coding sequences:
- the LOC134652331 gene encoding uncharacterized protein LOC134652331, whose translation is MSWFETVKKAATTVAKKIAEATPTVMFGASAVPDHHSGWWSVLNEPSTSGNPGGGSSESNSDIDVASVSTAVEVTTRARYTYELDRFQKNALLMFVQMKSEPPGSSRVEETTTQDLNFIRDTLTGFRFEVNTHIDLTCSEIENKCQEFFQQNFTEYGAVIVVVLTFDGTTGQLSALDGRFSESIILHHLTDNLNPTLLSKPKIYITEANRIISSENGLRLISISLEGHLDVLGFHLPTMEHQSMIRRPLLLICDNIKNMADTQDFATILKKSADDISTDANSVFVNNPIEYCNKFTKEMILAKS